One Streptomyces sp. SAI-135 DNA segment encodes these proteins:
- the rpsB gene encoding 30S ribosomal protein S2 — translation MAVVTMRELLESGVHFGHQTRRWNPKMKRFIFTERNGIYIIDLLQSLSYIDRAYEFVKETVAHGGTVMFVGTKKQAQEAIAEQATRVGMPYVNQRWLGGMLTNFSTVYKRLQRLKELEQIDFEDVAASGLTKKELLVLSREKAKLEKTLGGIREMQKVPSAVWIVDTKKEHIAVGEARKLNIPVVAILDTNCDPDEVDYKIPGNDDAIRSVTLLTRVIADAVAEGLISRSRVATGDKGEKAAGEPLAEWERDLLEGGEKKAEETPAAEAPAAEAAEAPAAEEAPAAEAPAAEAAPAADAEQA, via the coding sequence ATGGCCGTCGTCACGATGCGGGAGCTGCTGGAGAGCGGCGTCCACTTCGGTCACCAGACCCGTCGTTGGAACCCGAAGATGAAGCGCTTCATCTTCACGGAGCGCAACGGCATCTACATCATCGACCTGCTCCAGTCGCTGTCGTACATCGACCGCGCCTACGAGTTCGTCAAGGAGACCGTCGCCCACGGCGGCACGGTCATGTTCGTCGGCACGAAGAAGCAGGCGCAGGAGGCCATCGCCGAGCAGGCCACCCGCGTCGGCATGCCCTACGTCAACCAGCGCTGGCTGGGCGGCATGCTCACCAACTTCTCGACCGTCTACAAGCGTCTGCAGCGCCTCAAGGAGCTCGAGCAGATCGACTTCGAGGACGTCGCCGCTTCGGGTCTGACCAAGAAGGAGCTCCTGGTCCTCTCGCGTGAGAAGGCCAAGCTCGAGAAGACCCTCGGTGGTATCCGCGAGATGCAGAAGGTGCCCAGCGCCGTCTGGATCGTGGACACCAAGAAGGAGCACATCGCGGTCGGCGAGGCCCGGAAGCTCAACATCCCGGTCGTCGCGATCCTCGACACCAACTGCGACCCCGACGAGGTCGACTACAAGATCCCGGGCAACGACGACGCGATCCGCTCCGTCACCCTGCTCACCCGTGTGATTGCCGACGCCGTCGCCGAGGGCCTCATCAGCCGCTCGCGCGTCGCCACCGGTGACAAGGGCGAGAAGGCCGCGGGCGAGCCGCTCGCCGAGTGGGAGCGCGACCTGCTCGAGGGTGGCGAGAAGAAGGCCGAGGAGACCCCGGCCGCTGAGGCTCCCGCCGCCGAGGCCGCTGAGGCCCCGGCCGCCGAGGAAGCCCCCGCTGCTGAGGCTCCCGCCGCCGAGGCCGCTCCGGCCGCGGACGCCGAGCAGGCCTGA
- the tsf gene encoding translation elongation factor Ts, with protein MANYTAADVKKLRELTGAGMMDCKKALDEAEGDVEKAVEALRIKGQKGVAKREGRSAENGAVVSIIADDNSSGVLVELKCETDFVAKGEKFQAVANQIAQHVAATSPADLEALLASEIEAGKTVQAFVDEANANLGEKIVLDRFAQFADGYVTAYMHRTMPDLPPQIGVLVELDKPDAETARGVAQHIAAFAPKYLSKEDVPAEVVESERRIAEETTRAEGKPEAAIAKIVEGRVNGFFKDATLLGQPYALDPKKSVQKVLDEAGVTLKRFTRIKVGI; from the coding sequence ATGGCGAACTACACCGCCGCCGACGTCAAGAAGCTCCGTGAGCTCACGGGCGCCGGCATGATGGACTGCAAGAAGGCGCTGGACGAGGCCGAGGGCGACGTCGAGAAGGCCGTCGAGGCGCTCCGGATCAAGGGCCAGAAGGGCGTCGCCAAGCGCGAGGGCCGCTCCGCCGAGAACGGCGCCGTGGTCTCGATCATCGCCGACGACAACTCCTCCGGTGTCCTGGTCGAGCTGAAGTGCGAGACGGACTTCGTCGCCAAGGGCGAGAAGTTCCAGGCCGTGGCCAACCAGATCGCGCAGCACGTCGCCGCGACCTCCCCGGCCGACCTGGAGGCCCTGCTCGCCTCCGAGATCGAGGCCGGCAAGACCGTGCAGGCGTTCGTGGACGAGGCCAACGCCAACCTCGGCGAGAAGATCGTCCTGGACCGCTTCGCGCAGTTCGCCGACGGCTACGTGACCGCGTACATGCACCGCACGATGCCCGACCTGCCCCCGCAGATCGGTGTCCTCGTCGAGCTGGACAAGCCGGACGCGGAGACCGCTCGCGGTGTCGCCCAGCACATCGCCGCCTTCGCGCCGAAGTACCTCTCCAAGGAGGACGTGCCGGCCGAGGTCGTCGAGTCCGAGCGCCGCATCGCCGAGGAGACCACCCGCGCCGAGGGCAAGCCCGAGGCCGCGATCGCCAAGATCGTCGAGGGTCGCGTCAACGGCTTCTTCAAGGACGCCACGCTGCTCGGTCAGCCGTACGCGCTCGACCCCAAGAAGTCGGTCCAGAAGGTCCTGGACGAGGCCGGTGTCACCCTGAAGCGCTTCACGCGTATCAAGGTCGGCATCTGA
- the pyrH gene encoding UMP kinase translates to MTTKAQKSDDGKVRGRFLLKLSGEAFAGGGGLGVDPDVVHKIAREIAAVVRDGAEIAVVIGGGNFFRGAELQQRGMDRARSDYMGMLGTVMNCLALQDFLEKEGIDSRVQTAITMGQVAEPYIPLRAVRHLEKGRVVIFGAGMGMPYFSTDTTAAQRALEIDAEALLMGKNGVDGVYDSDPKTNPDAVKFDSLGYGEVITRDLKVADATAVTLCRDNRLPILVFELLAEGNIARAVKGEKIGTLVGEQGSRD, encoded by the coding sequence ATGACCACCAAGGCCCAGAAGAGCGACGACGGCAAAGTACGCGGCCGGTTTCTGCTGAAGCTGTCCGGAGAGGCGTTCGCCGGTGGCGGGGGCCTGGGTGTGGACCCCGACGTGGTGCACAAGATCGCCCGTGAGATCGCCGCCGTCGTCCGGGACGGCGCCGAGATCGCGGTTGTCATCGGCGGCGGAAACTTCTTCCGCGGTGCCGAACTCCAGCAGCGCGGCATGGACCGCGCCCGCTCGGACTACATGGGCATGCTCGGCACCGTGATGAACTGCCTCGCCCTCCAGGACTTCCTGGAGAAGGAGGGCATCGACAGCCGGGTGCAGACCGCCATCACCATGGGCCAGGTCGCCGAGCCCTACATCCCGCTGCGCGCCGTGCGCCACCTGGAGAAGGGCCGCGTGGTCATCTTCGGCGCCGGTATGGGCATGCCGTACTTCTCCACCGACACCACCGCCGCGCAGCGCGCCCTGGAGATCGACGCCGAGGCGCTGCTCATGGGCAAGAACGGCGTGGACGGGGTCTACGACTCCGACCCGAAGACCAACCCCGACGCGGTCAAGTTCGACTCCCTGGGATACGGCGAGGTCATCACGCGTGACCTGAAGGTGGCCGACGCCACGGCCGTCACGCTGTGCCGCGACAACAGGCTCCCGATCCTGGTGTTCGAGCTCCTGGCGGAGGGAAATATCGCGCGAGCCGTCAAGGGTGAGAAGATCGGCACGCTTGTGGGTGAGCAGGGCAGCCGGGACTGA
- the frr gene encoding ribosome recycling factor, which translates to MIEETLLEAEEKMEKAVVVAKEDFAAIRTGRAHPAMFNKIVADYYGAPTPINQLASFSVPEPRMAVVTPFDKTALRNIEQAIRDSDLGVNPSNDGNIIRVTFPELTEERRRDYIKVARGKAEDSRVSIRSVRRKAKDAIDKLVKDGEVGEDEGRRAEKELDDATHKYVAQVDELLKHKEAELLEV; encoded by the coding sequence GTGATCGAAGAGACCCTCCTCGAGGCCGAGGAGAAGATGGAGAAGGCCGTCGTGGTCGCCAAGGAGGACTTCGCCGCGATCCGCACCGGGCGTGCGCACCCGGCGATGTTCAACAAGATCGTGGCCGACTACTACGGTGCGCCGACGCCGATCAACCAGCTGGCTTCGTTCTCCGTGCCGGAGCCGCGCATGGCCGTGGTGACCCCGTTCGACAAGACCGCGCTGCGCAACATCGAACAGGCGATCCGCGACTCCGACCTGGGCGTCAACCCGAGCAACGACGGCAACATCATCCGCGTGACGTTCCCCGAGCTCACCGAGGAGCGCCGCCGCGACTACATCAAGGTGGCCCGGGGCAAGGCCGAGGACTCGCGCGTGTCCATCCGCTCGGTCCGCCGCAAGGCCAAGGACGCGATCGACAAGCTCGTCAAGGACGGCGAGGTCGGCGAGGACGAGGGCCGCCGTGCGGAGAAGGAGCTCGACGACGCGACGCACAAGTACGTCGCTCAGGTGGACGAGCTCCTCAAGCACAAGGAAGCGGAGCTGCTCGAGGTCTGA
- a CDS encoding phosphatidate cytidylyltransferase, with protein MNDSSWATPPDAGYWGPTDQGPVQGAAPAGPAYDAHDAQHTRPMPIVPDGPAAPRYGDDQDDDRGAARLSGPLFRDETFRSDTFREETASAQPYPAAPQTQNPEPMPDSSQPAPAPQKKSAGRDLGAAIGVGVGLGVVIIASLFFVKAAFVGVIAVAVVVGLWELTKRLEERKGIKAPLVPLALGGAAMVVSGYVRGAEGAWVAMALTALAVLVWRMTEPPEGYLKDVTAGVFAAFYVPFLATFVAMMLTAEDGAARVLTFLLLTVVSDTGAYAVGWRFGTHKLAPRISPGKTREGLVGAVAFAMAAGALCMEFLIDDGAWWQGLLLGLAVAASATLGDLGESMIKRDLGIKDMGTLLPGHGGIMDRLDSLLPTAPVVWLLLVLFVGSG; from the coding sequence ATGAACGACTCTTCCTGGGCGACGCCGCCAGACGCCGGGTACTGGGGGCCGACCGACCAGGGGCCTGTCCAGGGGGCTGCCCCGGCGGGTCCCGCGTACGATGCGCATGACGCGCAGCACACTCGCCCCATGCCCATCGTGCCCGACGGACCCGCCGCACCCCGATACGGCGACGACCAGGATGACGACCGGGGGGCCGCTCGGCTGAGCGGTCCCTTGTTCCGGGACGAGACGTTCCGGAGCGATACGTTCCGCGAAGAGACCGCATCGGCGCAGCCCTACCCGGCGGCACCGCAGACGCAGAATCCGGAGCCCATGCCCGACTCCTCGCAGCCGGCGCCCGCGCCGCAGAAGAAGAGCGCGGGGCGGGACCTGGGCGCGGCCATAGGGGTCGGGGTCGGGCTCGGCGTGGTGATCATCGCGTCGCTGTTCTTCGTCAAGGCGGCGTTCGTCGGCGTGATAGCGGTCGCCGTCGTGGTCGGACTGTGGGAGCTGACGAAGCGGCTGGAGGAGCGCAAGGGCATCAAGGCGCCGCTCGTGCCGCTGGCGCTCGGTGGGGCCGCGATGGTCGTCTCCGGGTACGTCCGGGGCGCGGAGGGCGCGTGGGTGGCCATGGCGCTCACGGCTCTGGCGGTCCTGGTCTGGCGGATGACGGAGCCGCCGGAGGGCTACCTCAAGGACGTCACGGCGGGTGTCTTCGCGGCCTTCTACGTCCCGTTCCTGGCCACGTTCGTCGCCATGATGCTCACGGCCGAGGACGGGGCGGCACGTGTCCTGACCTTCCTGCTCCTGACGGTCGTCAGCGACACCGGCGCCTACGCGGTCGGCTGGCGCTTCGGCACCCACAAGCTCGCGCCGCGCATCAGCCCCGGCAAGACCCGGGAGGGCCTGGTCGGAGCGGTGGCGTTCGCCATGGCGGCGGGCGCGCTGTGCATGGAGTTCCTGATCGACGACGGCGCGTGGTGGCAGGGCCTGCTGCTCGGGCTCGCGGTCGCGGCCAGCGCGACGCTGGGTGACCTCGGCGAGTCGATGATCAAGCGGGACCTCGGCATCAAGGACATGGGTACGCTGCTGCCGGGCCACGGCGGCATCATGGACCGCCTGGACTCCCTGCTGCCGACGGCACCGGTGGTGTGGCTGCTGCTGGTGCTGTTCGTGGGCTCGGGCTGA
- a CDS encoding site-specific integrase: protein MAGHIQDRWYKTEQGPDGKPVKVKTERYGSGLRYRARYVGPDGTEKSKSFPDRQKRRAEEWLSETAADMSRGQYVDPKAARMTFQQYAERWITGQTTDLNTRIGVETRLRRHAFPRVGARPLGSFRPVHIREFVRDLETDSTIGDSYARNIYANVRAVLSAAVDDGHLARNPCSAASVRPPSVSAARVVPWLPSQVRAVRDALPERYRAMVDVGSGCGLRQGEIIGLAEDALRFDDDTLRVTTQVKLIRGTAVFAPPKGTKERDVPLPSSVASVLRRHMERHPAVGIKLPWSRPDGPLTERRLIFTNTVGGIVWRSNFNFHEWKRALAAAGLIPTPESGKPHASARQHGMHALRHFYASVLLDAGESIKAVSEYLGHSDPAMTLRVYAHLMPSSGERARRALDDVFDSP, encoded by the coding sequence ATGGCCGGGCACATCCAAGACCGTTGGTACAAGACCGAACAGGGGCCGGACGGCAAGCCGGTGAAGGTGAAGACCGAGCGCTACGGCAGCGGTCTCCGCTACCGGGCCCGGTACGTCGGGCCAGACGGCACCGAGAAGAGCAAGTCGTTCCCCGACCGTCAGAAGCGCCGGGCGGAAGAGTGGCTGTCCGAGACGGCGGCCGACATGTCCCGTGGTCAGTACGTCGATCCCAAGGCTGCCCGGATGACCTTCCAGCAGTACGCGGAGCGCTGGATCACCGGGCAGACGACTGATCTGAACACCCGTATCGGAGTGGAGACGCGGCTCCGGCGGCACGCCTTCCCCCGCGTCGGGGCGCGTCCGCTCGGGTCCTTCCGGCCGGTCCACATCCGCGAGTTCGTGCGTGACCTGGAGACCGACTCGACGATAGGCGACAGCTACGCCCGCAACATCTACGCCAACGTCCGCGCGGTGCTGTCGGCCGCCGTGGATGACGGCCACCTGGCCCGGAATCCATGCTCGGCAGCATCGGTCCGCCCGCCGTCCGTCTCGGCCGCCCGGGTCGTGCCCTGGCTCCCGTCCCAGGTGCGGGCAGTCCGCGACGCGCTGCCCGAGCGCTACCGGGCCATGGTTGACGTGGGGAGCGGTTGCGGTCTCCGCCAGGGCGAGATCATCGGCCTGGCGGAGGACGCCTTGCGGTTCGACGACGACACACTGCGGGTCACCACTCAGGTCAAGCTGATCCGGGGCACAGCCGTCTTCGCTCCGCCCAAGGGCACCAAGGAGCGGGACGTGCCGCTGCCCTCCTCGGTGGCTTCCGTCCTGCGCCGACACATGGAGCGTCACCCGGCCGTGGGCATCAAGCTGCCATGGAGCCGCCCGGACGGCCCGCTCACCGAGCGGCGTCTGATCTTCACCAACACGGTCGGCGGGATCGTCTGGCGGAGCAACTTCAACTTCCACGAGTGGAAGCGCGCCCTCGCCGCGGCCGGTCTCATCCCGACGCCGGAATCCGGCAAGCCGCACGCCTCCGCCCGGCAGCACGGAATGCACGCCCTTCGCCACTTCTACGCCTCGGTCCTCCTGGACGCGGGCGAGAGCATCAAGGCCGTGAGCGAGTACCTCGGGCACTCCGACCCAGCGATGACGTTGCGGGTGTACGCCCACCTGATGCCGAGCAGCGGCGAGCGCGCCCGCCGAGCCCTGGATGACGTCTTCGATTCACCCTAG
- a CDS encoding helix-turn-helix domain-containing protein produces the protein MFELPSVETVYQWRRKRTGPRGFRVGRHLRFDPSDVRAWVDSQIGEAA, from the coding sequence ATGTTCGAGCTGCCCAGTGTCGAGACGGTCTACCAGTGGCGCCGCAAGCGCACTGGCCCCCGCGGCTTCCGCGTCGGCCGGCACCTGCGCTTCGACCCGAGCGACGTACGGGCCTGGGTCGACTCCCAGATCGGGGAGGCTGCCTGA